A region of the Candidatus Uhrbacteria bacterium genome:
GCGATTGCATCCAACCAGCGCTTGTTTGTTCCTGCATATCGCCCTCTGGCAGGCCTTCATGCGTAAGGGTCATTTTTGTCTTACCGTCCATATCTTCCAGCTTGATCGTCACAATACCTTCACCCCAGTCGCCACCGCTCATTCCGTAGGCTGATGCTGGGACGACATTTCCTTCTGCGTCTGAGAAGTTATCCGTGTAAACGAGTTTTTCCAGTGGAATAATTTCCTTCAATTCTCCGGTGGTCCAGAAATCGCCGATCTTACCGTCTGGTCCTGCGCCACGCATACACCAGTGATATTTACCTCCAACTTTGAAATCCATTTTGATAATAGGTGCCGTGAAATCCTTTGGACCCCACCATTTTTTGAGCATCTCGACATCGGTCCAGGCTTTCCAAACGAGTTCACGCGGGGCATCAAAAATGCGGGTTATGACGAGCGGTTTAGCCATATGTTTTTTGTTGCTAGGATCAAGAATTATTGAATGAGATTAGGAGCATTCCAAGTATTCTCCGAGGTGCTTAAGCATCAAGCCCCAGCCCTCGCG
Encoded here:
- a CDS encoding SRPBCC domain-containing protein codes for the protein MAKPLVITRIFDAPRELVWKAWTDVEMLKKWWGPKDFTAPIIKMDFKVGGKYHWCMRGAGPDGKIGDFWTTGELKEIIPLEKLVYTDNFSDAEGNVVPASAYGMSGGDWGEGIVTIKLEDMDGKTKMTLTHEGLPEGDMQEQTSAGWMQSLDKMEAIL